A window of the Hordeum vulgare subsp. vulgare chromosome 5H, MorexV3_pseudomolecules_assembly, whole genome shotgun sequence genome harbors these coding sequences:
- the LOC123452478 gene encoding putative proline-rich receptor-like protein kinase PERK6, which yields MSSSNSSSAAPPPPSKSSPPPSAAPPPSTSNSSSPVPSSSNDPSPPPAPSKSHGAPASPARVPSPPAQPSRGSGESSRSSPASAHRVSSNTTAEIIFAVAGAAMLLALLIAACVCCSRRTAPRRRRKPHNPMHFYADTSGNKASSTYYTGGQQPQRQTGTGAEPSTSTSGPPGAAWPLPPDLNSGVYCSPRDQPTPPPAPHGTLGLGRGTFTYEELAAATGGFSQANLLGQGGFGYVHKGVLPSSRAVAVKQLKSGSGQGEREFQAEVDIISRVHHRHLVSLVGHCIAGASRMLVYEFVPNKTLEFHLHGKGLPPMAWPTRLRIALGAAKGLAYLHEDCHPRIIHRDIKSANILLDNNFEAMVADFGLAKLTSDGSTHVSTRVMGTFGYLAPEYASSGKLTEKSDVYSYGVMLVELLTGRRPIDATTHLLLEDGLVEWARPALSRALADGDYDAVADPRLEGSYEPVEMARVVASAAACVRHSAKKRPKMSQIVRALEGDMSLEDLNDGVRPGKSKLFGEEAASYTSDMNHAKEVAVASPEYSGGFGRPSPVSNGRPISHETSPVE from the exons ATGTCGTCGTCCAACTCCTCCtcggccgccccgccgccgccctccaaGAGCAGCCCTCCTCCATCGGCCGCCCCGCCGCCGTCTACCTCCAATTCGTCCTCGCCGGTGCCATCCAGCTCCAACGACCCCTCGCCTCCGCCTGCGCCGTCCAAGTCGCATGGCGCTCCCGCGTCGCCGGCAAGGGTTCCGTCTCCGCCAGCCCAACCTTCCAGAGGGTCCGGTGAGTCGAGCAGGTCATCACCGGCTTCTGCGCACCGTGTCAGCTCCAACACCACGGCCGAGATCATTTTCGCCGTCGCCGGGGCGGCGATGCTCCTCGCGCTCCTCATCGCGGCCTGCGTCTGCTGCTCGAGGAGGACCGCGCCGAGGAGGCGGCGGAAGCCTCACAATCCAATGCATTTCTACGCGGATACCTCCGGCAACAAAG CCAGCAGCACGTACTACACCGGCGGGCAACAGCCACAGCGGCAGACCGGCACCGGCGCGGAGCCGTCGACGAGCACGTCCGGCCCGCCGGGGGCAGCCTGGCCCCTGCCGCCCGACTTGAACTCCGGCGTCTACTGCAGCCCGCGCGATCAGCCGACGCCACCGCCCGCACCGCACGGAACGCTGGGGCTCGGCAGGGGCACGTTCACCTACGAGGAGCTCGCGGCGGCGACGGGCGGGTTCTCGCAGGCGAACCTGCTCGGGCAGGGCGGGTTCGGGTACGTGCACAAGGGGGTGCTCCCCAGCAGCCGGGCGGTGGCCGTGAAGCAGCTTAAGTCCGGGAGCGGGCAGGGGGAGCGCGAGTTCCAGGCCGAGGTGGACATCATCAGCCGGGTGCACCACCGCCACCTCGTGTCCCTCGTCGGCCACTGCATCGCCGGCGCCAGCCGCATGCTCGTCTACGAGTTCGTCCCCAACAAGACGCTCGAGTTCCACCTCCATG GGAAAGGGTTGCCGCCGATGGCATGGCCGACGAGGCTGCGCATCGCTCTCGGGGCGGCGAAGGGGCTCGCCTACCTGCACGAAGACT GCCATCCACGGATCATCCATCGCGACATCAAGTCGGCCAACATCCTCCTGGACAACAACTTCGAGGCCATGGTGGCGGACTTCGGGCTGGCGAAGCTGACATCCGACGGCAGCACGCACGTCTCGACGCGGGTCATGGGCACGTTCGGGTACCTGGCGCCGGAGTACGCGTCGAGCGGGAAGCTGACGGAGAAGTCGGACGTGTACTCCTACGGCGTGATGCTGGTCGAGCTCCTGACGGGACGGCGGCCCATCGACGCCACCACCCACTTGCTCCTGGAGGACGGCCTCGTGGAATGGGCGAGGCCGGCACTGTCGCGCGCTCTGGCGGACGGTGACTACGACGCCGTCGCTGACCCGAGGCTGGAGGGCAGCTACGAGCCGGTGGAGATGGCGCGCGTTGTCGCCAGCGCCGCCGCCTGCGTCCGCCACTCGGCCAAGAAGCGCCCGAAGATGAGCCAG ATCGTGAGGGCGCTGGAGGGCGACATGTCGCTGGAGGACCTGAACGACGGGGTGCGGCCGGGGAAGAGCAAGCTgttcggggaggaggcggcgtcgTACACTTCGGACATGAACCATGCCAAAGAGGTGGCCGTGGCGAGCCCCGAGTACAGCGGCGGGTTCGGACGGCCCTCGCCGGTCAGCAACGGCAGGCCTATCTCCCACGAGACGAGTCCGGTGGAGTGA